The window AAATAGACGGGGATATTACACCACTCAGATTATTGGCGTTTCTCCTGAACCTAGAGATGTTAGCAGAAGTCCCATATTATATTTGATGCCTCTTTGTTATCATATACTCCAACAAACTAACACCCTGACAAGCAGCTGTCCCAATTTACATATAGTACATTATGCACGTATTGCAGTAAAAAAGATACCAAAATTATTCATTAGTGCAGTTTTATCAATTTAGCACATGCCTGCAGTCCTGCACAGTTCTGTTCCCCCATTTAATTGAGTAGATTATGCCTACATGTATTATAGATCAATTCATTAGTGATCACACAATTTCCTGATCAAACTCAACAGTACCCAAGAGAACGAACTAGTGCACACAGAGATTTGTCTAGGGTGCATCATAGTTTCTCTAGGGTTTATGCATTATTTTCCACCAATAATCTAATTCATTTTATGAACTAGAGCATATGCATTATCTTCAGCTAACTTGACTCTTTCTTCATCACGCTTTTCCACTAGGGTGAGTGGGTGGCTGTGGTCGTCGATGATTGGATTCCCTGCGAGTCTCCTGGAAAACCAGCATTTGCTACGAGTAGGAAACAAAATGAGCTATGGGTATCCATTCTTGAGAAAGCTTATGCAAAACTTCATGGCTCTTATGAGGCGCTAGAAGGCGGGCTTGTGCAAGATGCTCTAGTTGACCTCACAGGAGGAGCTGGCGAGGAGATTGATATGCGGAGTCCCCAAGCACAGATCGATCTTGCTAGTGGAAGATTGTGGTCTCAGCTGTTACATTTTAATCAAGAAGGTTTTCTTCTTGGTGCTGGAAGTCCCTCTGGCTCTGATGCTCATATTTCATCAAGCGGCATTGTTCAGGGACATGCTTACTCCATTTTGCAGGTTTGCTCTCATTTGTTTGTTCCAGCTTTTGGCAGTCTCCATTCTACGTTGATACATTTATACTGTATTTTCAGATAAGAGAAGTTGATGGCCACAAGCTTGTCCAAATTAGAAATCCTTGGGCAAATGAAGTTGAATGGAATGGGCCATGGTCAGACTCGTCACAAGAGTGGACTGAACGAATAAAGCATAAGCTCAAGCATGTTCCACAGGTACTAATCTTTTCCCGGCTATAATTTTGAGTGAGTAGATTGTACTCCATTAGCTTTCATCAGAAAGGATTAACATTGATTTTTTTGTATTACCAGAACAAACAATATATTTTTATTATGAAAAAACTGTTCCACACAGTTTTTACCATCTCAATGTGTAAGCAATCAAGTAAACAGAGTGCAGCTTATTTTTAAATACTGTGAAAATAAAAAGCATCTTATTATCAATACTTCAATAGCCACCCCTGCAATTTTTGGTTATAAATTGTCTCTTTCGAAAAAAACAGGCACCTGCATTTGAATTTACAACTCTCACCACTCACCACAGTATCTTATTGTCTATTATTGTTGGTGCAGTCAAAGAATGGTGTATTCTGGATGTCTTGGCAAGATTTTCAGATCCACTTCCGATCAATATATGTTTGTCGTGTTTATCCACCTGAGATGCGCTATTCTGTCCATGGGCAatggcgtggctacagtgcaggTGGTTGCCAAGATTATGACTCGTGGCATCAAAATCCTCAGTACCGACTTAGGGTAACAGGACGTGATGCACTGTATCCTGTCCATGTGTTTATTACCCTTACACAGGTATGTGCCATCTGCATGTGTTAATATAAGACTTGAAGAAAGCACTTTGATGCTGATTTTGACACGGACTTCTGCTTGTCAGGGTGTTGgtttctctagaaagacaaatggtTTCAGGAATTACCAATCTAGTCATGATTCTTCCATGTTTTATATTGGAATGAGGATACTCAAGACAAGGGGCTGCCGTGCTGCTTACAATATCTACATGCATGAATCTGTTGGCGGGACAGATTATGTAAACTCAAGGGAGATATCGTGTGAATTGGTCTTGGAACCTTATCCGAAAGGATACACAATTGTGCCAACAACTATCCACCCAGGGGAGGAAGCACCTTTTGTTTTGTCAGTTTTTACAAAAGCACCAATCAAACTAGAAGCTGTTTAGGGCAAGATTGAGACTCCATGCGGTTGCTACTGGTCGCTGTGCCTCACAGCTGCTGGCCCAGGTTCTTTGAGGCCGAGTGACAGGCCCAGCTGTGGGTTCAAGAAGACCAGGAAATGGGTAAGCGCTTGATCCTTGCAGTTGTCTATGTTCCGACTTTGCCCTACTTCCGTCGGCAGTATGGTCTAATGCTGCAGTGTGCTCCAAACTATAAACAACCTATCTGGTGTGCTGCTGCATTAATttagataaaaagatggagttcagACAACTGACGGACCTTATAACCATTTCAGGGTATTTGCTAAGAGCGGTACGCCTATAGCTGGGATTTATGATGCAGAGCTCTGCACTTGGACCTGAATATGCTGGAATCCATCAGGGCGCTCTACCTGCAAGCTGATGAGAGAAGGCAATGTTTTTgctagcaaagaaagagaaggtaaCGTTTCCAGTCAGCAGGTTGCATGGCGTGAATTGATCGGTGCATGTGCTGGATGAAAAGAATCGTGGCGTTTTGTGTCCATGCTTGTAGATAGTGGTGGCAGCTGACATTTAGACCTAGTAGCCCAATCCTGTGTATACCTGTCCGTGTTACCCCTGTACATACTATAGAGTTAGATGAGTTTAACCTTGCGCGTGTCGTTCTTAAGCGCATATCGCTCTTGTGCAGCTTGGAAATGCCGTTCTAGCAAGCTGCAGTTTTGCTGATCCATAACCTGAGGGTAGTCTGGCCATAGTTGTTTTCATTGATTGCCTGTATGTAATCGAAATCTGATCTCATTGAAAGGAAGCGATTTTTTGGTATATGATGTGAAGCCTTTGTTCCTGTGCTCGTCATTCACCCAGTGTTGCAATGACTAAAAGGGATCTGCTTTCCCCCTACGAAACAATGACTAAAGGGATTCTGCTTTCCCCCTACGAAAATGGATTCGGACTCGAGCAGTATTACTGCACTATTTTAGACTTCATAACTTATCACGGGAGGTTCGACGGTGTGGATCATGCGCAGCTGGGCAGAGCACGCACGCAGTCTTGAACTCAAAACTCTTTGAAGTGCTCCTCGTCTTTACGCCAATTCGGCAGTGACCGGCATGCAATAATCCGGCGCCGTAGAGGTGGGTGCTTCTGGGGGACCGCCACCTGAGTCAGTGACCATAGCCTGAGCTGCGTATACGTGCGGGAAGCAAATCGTCCGCAGTAGGTACGTACATCTACGGGATACGGGGTGAGCCCTGGgttatacctggccatgggaagcccggcccgaaAAGGCCCGACCCGGCCCGACCCGACGCTGTCcctgggcctagattttgagcctgaAGGCCGGGCCGGGCCAGGCCTGGACCAGTCATTTTTGCGCTTTCCTGAAGGTCGGGCCGACCCGACCcgaagcccgacgggcttttagATGTTCAGACCGGGCTCAGGCCCAAAAACAGGCCCGTTGGtcgggccgggcccgggcctgggattattgcgtcgggcttggctaggcccggcccaaaGCCCGGCCCGacccgaggtatggccaggtataccCTGGGTGTCCGAAGCGATAAACAAATTTTTGTACAAATAGAACCGATAAACATTTCCATTGTTCAGGTCACAACCGTTGTGCCCTTCAATAAGCTGCACGATTGTAGGCAGCAGCGATGATTATCAGGCCAGAAAGGAAAAAGGTGCCAAGGAGAACTTTTACTGACGCCGAGCCCCGGTATCACGTCACCTATCGGTGTCAACCATGGAACGTCGGCACATGTACGCGCACGCCCTGTGGCCTGTGTGCTGTGCCCTCTCACATCCGCCGCTCCGAGACACCTGCGCGACGCCCGTACGTGCCCTGCCTGCCCGTTCGGTTGCCCGGCCGGCCGGTCGGTCCGTCAGGCGGCCGTGTTAATCGCATCGCACCGCACCTCACCGGTCATTCCCTCTCGTCCTCTCGTGCTGGTATTTACGCCGCGCCGGGCAGGGTGTTCCCCGCGCGAGCCGCTTTGCGAAAAGCGTACCGCCACCACCCCTGCCAAGTGCTAACCACCTTAAAGCAGGCGGCTTTGCCACTAAAACCCCGTCAAATACTCCACCCAGCGGCCACGAATCATTAGCATCGCGCACGCACGGACGGGCGCAGCAAAGAAAGGCAGAGAGAGTGCGCGAGCTTGCCGGCGCTGGCCATCATGGCGAGAGCCTTTCGCGCGGCATCCCCGCTGCCCCTCCCCTCTTCCAGCTCCAGGAGCGCCACCGCAccgagcggcggcggtggcagcgggaGCTTCACTTGGCTGCTCAAGAAGCGCTCCAGCAAGGCGCCGCAGCGCAGCGGGCCGAGCGGCCAAGAGGCGGAGGACgagggagacgaggaggaggcTGGAGCAGCCGCTCTGTCCTCCGCGCACTCGTCTTCCACCGGCGAGcagtcctcctcttcctcctcgtcgtcgagGAAGAAGCGCGCGGACGCGCTGGCGCGTCTGCGGTCGGTGTTCCTGGCGGCGATCAcgcaccggcgccggcgccggcagcTCGGGTCGTGCGTCACGGGCACCATCTTCGGGCGCCGGCGCGGGCGCGTGCACGTGGCGCTGCAGACGGACCCGCGATCGGCGCCGGTGCTGCTGGTGGAGATGGCCGCCTACTCCACCGGCGCGCTCGTCAGGGAGATGTCCTCGGGCCTCGTGCGCCTCGCGCTCGAGTGCGAGAAGCCGCCGCTCAACGCAGGTACGTCCGCCACCTGTACAATCACAGCTCAAGCGCCAAGGCCACACAGATTAACCCGCAAGCACGTGCAGGGGAGAAGCGGCGGCCGCTGCTGGAGGAGCCGACGTGGCGCGCGTACTGCAACGGGCTCAAGTGCGGCTACGCGGTGCACCGCGAGTGCGGCGCCGACGAGTGGCGCGTGCTGGGCGCCGTGGAGCAGGTGTCCGTCGGCGCCGGCGTGCTCCCGGACGACGGTGCCGCCGGGGCCGcaggcggcgccggcgagggcgaTCTGATGTACATGCGCGCCAAGTTCGAGCGGGTCGTCGGATCGAGGGACTCGGAGGCGTTCTACATGATGAACCCCGACGGCAGCGGAGGACCCGAGCTCAGCATCTACCTGCTCAGAGTCTGACGGCCGATCGAGCAAACAATTCTTCCTGTATGGACTTTGTACACGTCCTTGTGCATGCatatttttttttcctttctttctctTGGGTTCCATGTATTCTGTTGCAGGACTTAATTGGCTGGCCTTGTACAGTATGTAGTACGTACAATAGTATCATTGCTCACTCTAGTGCTTAATCAAAATTAATGTTAATATTTCCTCCATTTTAACATGCAGTGCACATTAGAGCAAAGGTTAACCAAATTTATAGAACAAAATATAATCATCTACAGAACCAAATCAATATTATTAGACTTCTCATGAAATATATTTTCATGGTATTGTGGACGCAATCCCATCCATTCGATCAACTCCTTCCGCACGTAAATTGTGTGCCCATAGTTTTGTACTCTTAAAATACAGAGGATAAAATACAGAAAATTCAGGCAAGCTCTCACCACAACCAGGGTGAAAAGtaaacacacacgcgcgcgcgtgcgcacacacacaataCAACCCCAACGCATGAGGTTCTGTCCTAAATTGACCAACAAAGCCGCGTCTTGATCAACACTGCATGGACTTTGTACACGTCCTTGTACATGTCCTGGTCAACTCGAAAGCGCGATACCTCCAAACGAACAATCCTTGCCGACGCACCAACTACGCTTGAGTGGGTGATAGGACTCAGATAACCCTGGAAATGTCATGGTCTTGGACTCATCCATGACGACGTACATAGCTCACCTGAAGAACAATCCAGAACAACGGTAAGCACCAACAAAGGAACAATGTCGAGTGCGTCGCCATTACCGATTTGGAACCGAACCTAGACTTTCGCCCCGAGACAACCAACCAAGTGAGAGCGAGCGAGGTGCCAACATACCACAATGACGCCTCCAAGAAGGGGAACAATGCCCACATGCGCCATCGCCGCTGGCACCGACCGAAGACGGGCATGACTTTCATCCGAATCATCACCATTCCTGCCCATCGGAATGGGGCACACCACCCATGTTGGTTCGTTCCGCCGTCGCGGCAACACCACAACGATGAAGCTGCATCGTCTCGCCCCACCAACACCACCATGCCGAGCTACCACCACTTCCGCTTGCACCACCGTGGTGCCAAGGAGCAGTCGAGGCCTAACTTCACCATGCTTTCAAGTTGCAAGTATCCACGGACCAAGCCCACCAACCAGATCCAGATCAAGATCCGCCGGAACTTCGCCGCACCTCGCCGCCAAGCACTCCACCGAAAGGGAGTCACACCACCACCAGGGAGGGGGGGGGGACCAAGACACCCCAGACGTGAAGCTACTGCAGTCCAGGGCCGCCAGTCGGCGCCTGAGTCGCCCCCACCCAGAACAGAATGAATCTTTGTAGGGGAAGCTCCGATCCACTGCCACCGATCTGCACGACTAGTTACCATGCTACCTTCACACCCATAGTGGCGCAGCCACCGCCGATAGCCCCTGGGGTTGCCGCCCTAGCACCTAGGCTCTGCCATCATGCAAGGCGCTCAGGGCGCCGCCACACACCGGAGGACCCCTCGCCGAGGAAGGACACAAGCCCGCCACCGTGGTCCACCGGCCGAGCTTTGCTCATGCATGGGGCAAGTTCAATGCTCATTTCCCACACATTATCTCAGGGATGTAACCCTATGTGCCTGCGGACATGCACTCCTCTGGGTGTGCTCCTCTAAGCTTCCATGCATGCGCCATTTTGACATGTCATACTATAAACATCTCTAAATCTCTACTTCAAAGGACAACTTAGCCCCCAATGTATGCTTTCGTGGTAATGACATGTAACTAGGGGACCAATGAAATTCATGAGTTATATTAGGTATTTGTCACATGGTTATAAAAATATGGCTTGGGACTCactaagaaaaaataaaaataaaataaaatggtccATTTTATTTGTACATATTTTTCTTATGCTTGAGTTGTAGGAAAGTACTGTTGCATTCACCTCAAAGCTTCCAATGTTGTGCATTTGCTGCGAGAAGTTTGTGAAAGTTGGCAACTCACCTCAAGATCTACTTTTTAGTGAGTAAGCTCCAAATTTGTTTTCCAAGCTCAAGGAGAAGAAGGCGAGGCATTGCCCCCCACCCCGAGTATAAATTTAGGATACATCATCTCTTTTTGTGCCTTTGGTTACGTTGTTCCTGAGCTTTAATAACTGCTTTGACTGCAGCTCTTGGTTCCTTGGGTACATATTTTGCTGATTAATAGATGGCCTAACAACAACGAGCATGGACAAAATGATGTGTTAACTTAATCCAGCTTACTAATCTTATGCATTAGCTGGAACATACTGCTACTTAGGATTAAGCACTAAAATCATCACAAATGGACCAAAAGAAATATCAAATCCGTCACAAAAATAACCAAAATTGCAGATTCATCAAAAGTTTTGCAGAACTGATATTCATTGTACCGAGAAATGATTCATCAACATATCAATGGGCAAAAGTACCCCGCATGATGTTTGCTACATTTTTAGTCCAAGGTGTAATATGGTCTCACACTCATAAACTAAGAACATAAAAAAACATCCTGATCTCAGAGGATAAGAGAATCACAATCTTCTGAACAAATACATCCTTTTTATTTGTACAATCACGAGGATTTTTTTTGCTGATAGATTCATATACCATATGTAAAACCCACACAAATAAGATCAAAAATTTGGGCCAACAAAAATAATAAATGAAAATCCACAAACGCAAGTACCTTTCCATAGAGGAGTATGCTGGATAGAACGATCCATCATAAATTACCCAATTGTTTTTTAAAAAGTTGTCACAATCTAAAAAATCACCCCAAATCTCAAGCAATGCAATAGGAAAACCAAAAATACACATACAAATCCAGTGGAAAGTCCCGACCATATCCAATCAGATCAAGAAAACATGGCAAACAAGAAGCAGGAGCAAAGTttcggacgagacttgcctgctccccgcgtgtgtgcccatccgtgctcccgcatatgtggcatgatttgattggaacaaaataaggcccgaccccacccccttaaaatcagaggggagatgattagattagaaaggaaaaataaaaaaagacaaccgtaggatgaagtgggagcacggatgggagcatggggatGGAGCAGGCAAGCTGGAGGAGGCAGAAGTTTCCTTGGAGGAAATCATCAGCAAGTGGCAAGACATTAACCCAGATCGATCTCGTCTCCTCCCCTCATCCCGATCTGGATGCAGATCACTTTTAATGCACTTGAAAAGGTTGCTGGAGACTTACATCCCCAAACTCGACATTGCCGGCGGTGTCAACCGAGATGAGCGAGCAAAGACAGGAGCGGAGGAGAAATAAATGACGAGAAAAAAAGTTGATGTATGTGGTGCACATGAATCCGGACGAGGTAATTCACCAACATGGGCCAAGTGTATACGGTAACGTTGTTCAAAATTGTTGTATTCTAATCATGTATTGCCATAGTAAATCATATTGTCCAGATCACAGTGAGCAAACACATGTCCGGATACCTAGCATCAGGTAGCTCATCCTCCAAAATGCCCCTCTCCATATTGCCCATATTAGTCAAGATATCATGCCAAAGGCTGGTCATATTGTCCCATATATCGGTCTATATCAGTCGATATGTGCGAAATTAATTTATGATATGACATACTAAATCGGTATTAGTAGGATGTTAAATGGATATATTGGTTGATATATCAGTCACATCGGCCTATATTGATAACCGTGAGTGATGCTATTGCAATACCTACCGAGTGTACGTTGTCAGGTCATAAAATACAATGACTTGACCATAGAAAATTCAATAAACGAGCAATACCAAGTATTCAAGGACAAGCCCTTGTAAGTACACCTCATACACTCTATATTTTTTATCCACTCACACCTAAGATAGAAAGTGCTTTACTCTTTTATTTTGTGGACGAGACAAAATCTTATTTTAGAAACCTCTTGCATGATATTTTTACTATCTCATTCATGATATTTGTTAGATAAAAGCATATTCTAGAAACCTCTCTAATGCCTTTTTTTAGTATTCTTTCATGATATTTGTTGGAGAAAAATTAGAGTTCTTCCCAAGATATTTAAACATGCTAAATGAAAGCAAATCAAACACATATTTATATACACTACAATTCACCCAAGTGGCAGAAACTAATCCATGGAGGAATGTGATTTTGtgattcttttatttatttttagaatcTAGGAGAACATGATTTGAAGAATGGTTTCGAGGGGCAATGTCTCAGAAAGAATTGGCAGATGTAATTATCCTTGGAAAATATGACTTAAAGTTAGTGTTAACTATGTGCGTAATGATGGATCCATTAAAGTTGTATGATAAAGTGTGTCTTACCTATCCAAGGTGGTTACTTTTTTGCTAAGTTTAATAGAAAAATATAATAGTTAAACTAGCATGTTGATAGAATAAGTTATAAAGAAGTAAAAAATGTGATTAACTTTGCTGAGTGTAATAGAAAAATATACTAATCAAACTAGTATGTTGATAGAATGAGTTATAAAAAAGTAAAAAATTTAATTAATTTTGCTATGTGTAACAAGAAAGTATCCTAGTGAATATCGTGCATTGATAgaatgagttataagtaaatacaaTATATaactaattttgctaagtttaatgAAGAAATATAAATGTTAAATTTTATCGTGCATTGACAACCCATTGGTTTAATGAAGCAATGTGGAATTATCAACCAATGGGCTTATTTCATGGGGGTGATCACTTATATTCGTTAGTGGAAATTTGTAATGGGAAATCGCAAGCCCATAATGCCCATGTGCTATGTGCTAAGCTTAAACATCATAACTATGACCTAAAATGTTCGAGAAAATCTATATCCCATCCAGACATGCCCCATTTAGAATTGCAATAAAGTCTAGAGCATATGGATATAAGATATATACGCTCCCCTCAAACACCGGGATAAAGTTTTAAAATACTTCCGAAGAGACATATTGTTTAGCTACTAGATTATCCAAGAAAACTAGAGGATGATATGCACAATTTGGTGGGTGTAGGTTGGGATGAAAACTATTTATTTTCATGCTCGTGCAATATAGCATATTAGAAGAAATGTCATTGCCTCGTTAACCCCCTAGAAGGTGGTCGTATGATAAATTA is drawn from Triticum dicoccoides isolate Atlit2015 ecotype Zavitan chromosome 6B, WEW_v2.0, whole genome shotgun sequence and contains these coding sequences:
- the LOC119321814 gene encoding protein MIZU-KUSSEI 1-like, translating into MARAFRAASPLPLPSSSSRSATAPSGGGGSGSFTWLLKKRSSKAPQRSGPSGQEAEDEGDEEEAGAAALSSAHSSSTGEQSSSSSSSSRKKRADALARLRSVFLAAITHRRRRRQLGSCVTGTIFGRRRGRVHVALQTDPRSAPVLLVEMAAYSTGALVREMSSGLVRLALECEKPPLNAGEKRRPLLEEPTWRAYCNGLKCGYAVHRECGADEWRVLGAVEQVSVGAGVLPDDGAAGAAGGAGEGDLMYMRAKFERVVGSRDSEAFYMMNPDGSGGPELSIYLLRV